From Arachis hypogaea cultivar Tifrunner chromosome 3, arahy.Tifrunner.gnm2.J5K5, whole genome shotgun sequence:
CACCCAAACTTCATGTGGTAGAACCACCCCTCAGTTTGAGGGAGAGTGTTATGAACAATGCAGCAAAGGACACAAAGCAGTTAGATCTAGTTAGCAATTAGTGAGTTGGCACaagtcaattaattaatttgttaacTGAGCTGTTATACCTAATAGAGTCACACACTAATCATGATCCTCATTCACTTGTGTATAAGTATAATTCATGTCAGTGTAATAAGCGAAATACATCTCATTTTTTCTAATATTCTATGACTCGATACTCTCTTCTctagtttcttttccctctttttcctttcttttaatCATACTTCACCAAGTCTCTGATACCTTTTATGTTCCTTCTATAAtctaataaaatagaacaaattaaataagatatgatATTTTATTGGTAAATAAGATCCACCATTAGTTAGATATCATGTCTCTCATATATATATCTTTGTGATAATATGCCATGGTAGCAAGAACTGCCAAGTTTACCTAAAGTATTCTCCAAAATAgtcatttaaattattatgtCGATATAAGTATGTTAATCAAAATGcgaacaaaaatattaaattctgactctcaattacaataaaaaaaaattgaatatttaaaaatcatattcaagcattataaaaaagttatacaaTTTTAGATTACAAAATCTTTATCTATGTCTTCCGATATAGAATttctatttaaaattaaaaagtatagaAAATACCCGTAAAACATAATAATGTATATACCTAATGCATCAATCTTTCCATGATAATAATACTTAACTAATCATCACTTTTGTATTATAATCCAAGGGAAAAAAATATCATAtgcattattttgttttttttttaacacaTTTTTCTACTTTtagtattaaaagtaattaataaaaattcaaaaaaaatttatctatatatatatatatatacacaaaaagtTGTGCaaacatcaattttaaaaaaactaaacgaAACTTTTTTTGTTTACACTACACTAACACACTCAGTCGCCACTGTGGGTTCTATTCCACCACctagatttttcttgtttttggtcAGGCGTCCACTATCTGGGTTGAAAACCCGGAGCAGGTTTGATGCCAGACCATCAGACCAAATATATACAATTGGGCAGCAACCAATAGTCAACATTTCCACGGCTCTGACCCAAAATTAAAGACTATAAGTCTATGACTAACAAGATGTATGCAGCTGAGGCTTAGCTCAACTGGTAACACCATGTGCCTCTTAATATGCTGCACCCGGGTTCAAATCTTGGTGAGTGCACCAAGTATTGATTATGAACCCTTAAAATGTGTGTGGGTGAGTGTGTAGTGTGGGTGAGTTGTGATACctaggattgggggttgtccaatccacttgaccaaaaaaaaaaaaaaaaaacaagatgtATCGAACTAACGGGTGACCACTTCTACTTGCGTTTTACAGAAGAATACGCAAATGATTACATTCACTTGCAGCTAATGCCATAGAGTAGAGGCAACTTAATTCTGCTGAATCTCTACACTTACCATCTATCTTTATTAAGAAGCTTGAACCTCCAACCAACCAACCACTACTATGTCTCCCTAAAACAGCCTGACCAACAAGACATTTAAACTAAGAGTAGTAGAAATCATGACATTCATCATAGGCACATGGTTTTTTCACTAGTGATTTTGAACACACTTTCAATGTTTAATTTGCATTTTGATGATGTAACATGGTTTTTAAAAAAGCACTAAATAAGGACCCTTCTCCATTCACAAACAAAGTTGCATCAAAATATACGCACAAGTCCGGAGAATAATTGTCCCattaatcattaaaaatcaagcTACAACCCACATGAAAATGCAAAATTTATACCAAATAAACTACTTTAACTGCCACAGGTATACAAAAATGCTTCAGCCACCAGATCAATTAGCCGGTAACTACACAACTACATCAATTTAGTCctcacttttcttctttttccctttctttttgcTTGGCATTTCAGCTGGTTCTTCTTGCTCCTCAtgctttttcctctttttcttcttttcaccCGCATCCTTGTCTCCATTCTGCAACTCAGCATCCTCAGTAgaatccttcttctttttcttcttttccttcttcactggttCCTCGGCAGCATCCCCGTCAGCTTGCAAAGTTTCTTTATCCTCTtcatttttctccttctcctttttcttcttttctttcttttccttcttttctttctttttatcagTAGAAGGCTGTTGGGTATCCTCATCCATAGAAGAGGCCAATTGCCCAATAACTGAATCTGCTGAAGGATTGTATGTCTACAAAGAAGATAACAATCAACACAGAAAACAAATAAGATTGAAAATGCTAGAACTATCAAAAGAAGTAAATAACTAACCTTTGCCGGGGTTATTAATCCACCAGCTCCTTTCTTTCTATCCTTGTCATATGCCTCAATCTTGGGCTTCCCCTTAGCAGAACCACCAAAACGACCTAATTCTTTGCCTTCAAGGTTTCTCAACCGTGCTTCAAGCTGTTCAAAAACTTGTGTAAGGGAATTCTGTAACAGAGGCAAACTAACAAACCAAGTATAAAAACTACCTTCGCTCTGTTCTCCAATCCCATAGTGTTATCTTGACCATCTCCAAGAGCATCACACCTAATGGCCAATGCTGACTTTGCAGCAAGCGACCGAGAGATCTTGCCCTTGAACTTTGGAGCGGCCTGACCAATCAAGGATGCATGATAAATAAGACCATACTTGGGAGTTGCATGCTTAGTCTTCAGTGCCCTAAAGAGAGCCTTCTCAGCCCCAAGAATCTGGACAGTACTACCAGGCTGCTTCGCAAGATTTAGCAAGCTACCTCCATGAGCAATGAGACGAGCACCAACGAGCTCACCAACCAGAGCAGTCAAATTGGGAGCAATGGTGTTCATCCTACTTTTCAGATAATCAAAGAGTTGAGCTCTGTACTCTGAAAGAGATAAAACCTGATCACAGAGT
This genomic window contains:
- the LOC112789167 gene encoding probable nucleolar protein 5-2 translates to MLVLFETPAGFALFKVLDEGKLSKVEDLWKDFSTAESARQVVKLKAFSKFENTSEALEAATLLIDGKASKGLRKFLRAHCGKDTLAVADSKLGNAIKEKLQIDCVHNNAVMELMRGVRNQLTELISGLAVQDMAPMSLGLSHSLSRYKLKFSAEKVDTMIVQAIGLLDDLDKELNTYAMRVREWYGWHFPELTKIIQDNIQYARAVKLMGDRVNAASLDFSEILPEEVEAELKEASVISMGTEIGELDLANIRELCDQVLSLSEYRAQLFDYLKSRMNTIAPNLTALVGELVGARLIAHGGSLLNLAKQPGSTVQILGAEKALFRALKTKHATPKYGLIYHASLIGQAAPKFKGKISRSLAAKSALAIRCDALGDGQDNTMGLENRAKLEARLRNLEGKELGRFGGSAKGKPKIEAYDKDRKKGAGGLITPAKTYNPSADSVIGQLASSMDEDTQQPSTDKKKEKKEKKEKKKKEKEKNEEDKETLQADGDAAEEPVKKEKKKKKKDSTEDAELQNGDKDAGEKKKKRKKHEEQEEPAEMPSKKKGKKKKSED